One region of Oncorhynchus mykiss isolate Arlee chromosome 8, USDA_OmykA_1.1, whole genome shotgun sequence genomic DNA includes:
- the LOC110531007 gene encoding C-C motif chemokine 20-like gives MAQIRAPVVVLLVLLAVGLFAAEVSAAKQGFPRGCCTSYSQGRMDMHHILGFSIQTVIDGCNIDAIIFQTFRGRFQCVDPTKGWVMKAVRKLRERAERLNKKRS, from the exons ATGGCCCAGATCAGAGCCCCTGTTGTTGTGCTGCTCGTGCTCCTGGCTGTGGGGCTGTTTGCTGCTGAGGTTTCTGCAGCTAAACAAG GTTTTCCTAGAGGCTGTTGTACGAGTTACTCCCAGGGTAGGATGGACATGCATCACATCCTTGGCTTTTCCATACAGACAGTGATTGACGGGTGCAACATTGATGCTATCAT TTTCCAAACTTTCAGAGGGAGATTCCAATGTGTGGATCCCACCAAGGGCTGGGTTATGAAAGCTGTTCGCAAGCTGAG GGAGAGAGCGGAACGATTGAACAAGAAAAGGTCATAG
- the LOC110530731 gene encoding C-C motif chemokine 20: MAQIRAPVVVLLVLLAVGLFAAEVSAAKQGFPRGCCTSYSQGRMDIRLILGFSIQTVIDGCNIDAIIFHTVRGRFQCVDPTKDWVMKAVRKLRERAERLNKKRS, encoded by the exons ATGGCCCAGATCAGAGCCCCTGTTGTTGTGCTGCTCGTGCTCCTGGCTGTGGGGCTGTTTGCTGCTGAGGTTTCTGCAGCTAAACAAG GTTTTCCTAGAGGCTGTTGTACGAGTTACTCCCAGGGTAGGATGGACATTCGTCTCATCCTTGGCTTTTCCATACAGACAGTGATTGACGGGTGCAACATTGATGCTATCAT TTTCCACACTGTCAGAGGGAGATTCCAATGTGTGGATCCCACCAAGGACTGGGTTATGAAAGCTGTTCGCAAGCTGAG GGAGAGAGCGGAACGATTGAACAAGAAAAGGTCATAG
- the LOC110530730 gene encoding C-C motif chemokine 4-like, with protein MAQIRAPVIVLLVLLAVGLFTTEASAAKQARRRRFCCQSYTGGEIPFEVIVGYTLQTTTEICRIPAIIFHTKNGKDLCADPSQSSVIQHVNRLRDKAVHISKSQS; from the exons ATGGCCCAGATCAGAGCCCCTGTTATTGTGCTGCTCGTGCTCCTGGCTGTGGGGCTGTTCACTACTGAGGCTTCTGCAGCTAAACAAG CACGTCGTAGACGATTCTGCTGTCAAAGTTATACTGGTGGGGAAATACCTTTTGAAGTTATCGTAGGATATACCCTACAGACCACGACTGAAATCTGCAGAATCCCTGCCATCAT ATTCCACACTAAAAATGGGAAAGATTTGTGTGCAGACCCTTCCCAGAGCTCGGTGATCCAACATGTCAACCGACTGAG GGACAAGGCGGTTCACATCAGCAAATCACAGTCCTAA